Below is a genomic region from Apodemus sylvaticus chromosome 14, mApoSyl1.1, whole genome shotgun sequence.
AGTGTATGACATTGTAAATGGCGGTGGGTTATTTTATAATCTGAGACAAAAGCAGCAAGTTATAATAACATTTTCCTCAACTCTCCTCTCCACCTTGTTGCTGGTCATTTTAAATGATATGAGTCCTCTGTTTGTCTGGGGCATTGTGTAACATTGTAATGTCCTTATTTTCACAGGTCAAATGGGAAAAATATGTTCTCTTCTTCCGGAACTTCAGTTTCTGGTCGCAAGATAAAGACTGCTGTTAGACGCAGAAAATAAAGGTCACAAAGGTGTTATACCCAACAGTTTTATCAACAGCTGGTGCCCTGCTTTCAGATACTGGATTGTACTACATGCTGGGCTTATCTGAAGTCAGATCTGCCTAAGGACTTCTTTAATTTTGGaattgtcctctttttttttttttttttcacggaAGTCCCGTCCCCATAACCCATTCTCTTTTGAAAATAATAGCTAGACTGGTGACTGACTGACTCCTcagcagaaacattttatgatccAGCACATTATTCACTGATTGGCATAGTCTGGCTATACCCAGGAATAGAGCCTGCACGGTGAATGGCTTTGTATAGAACCTGTCTGCACCGCTATGTGCATTGATAAAGCGTTAATGGAGCGCATTGAAATTGTAATTATATCTGGGGAATTCTGTATAGATTAGAATCCTGTATAGATTAGAGGACATTGAAATGAATGATTTCTATGCGGAGTTtgtggtggtgtatgtgtgaaGTGAATAAGTTGGATGTATTGTGCACAGAAAAATTCTGATAGAGAAAGCCTGATTAAAGAATGGTCCATCCTAAGGACTTGTTAGATCTAGTTCATTCTCCACTTAATAAGTATATgctatttctatattttcattctatcgACTGTCTtgcctttttcattattttattatgagaCTTATGTAAATACAATTTTGTTTCTGTACTTTTGGCATAACATAAATCTGTGaacttgaaattttaattttatgttagacatatttttgttgtttgtttagtcGTGTCTCAGATTTTATTATGTAAATCCCATTATTCAAAGTTGCCTAAATCCATttggaaatctttaaaaaaaaaattggggattCTTAAAGTTGAATTTATTGGCTTTTCTGATCCAGTTTTGTTTGGACCAAAAACCAGTATTGTACAAAGTATtaagcatatatttttatatttactaaaATGGACTGTGGTGACTTTGGATAATAAGGAAAAAGTTTAATATTAAAGCCATGTTTATTACAGTATAATTAACATGTTAAACCATGGGATAAATGCCATCAATAAAACTTTATGAAGCAAGTTTTGTTAACAGTTTTCATAGTGAAGGCACACAATATTAATGGGAAGGGTGGTTGATTAGAAATTCTAAGGGTATGTATCAGGTGTAAGGGCCAAGAGTTATTGGAGCTTGCAGAACACAGAAGAGCCCCTCCTTTCTGCCTGCTGCTGTCTTTACTTAATTTGCACGTATATTTTCcctttaaattttgaaaataaacgTAAAACCCTTTCTGTTTGTACTTCTAGCTTCCTTGGTAGGTGTCTAGACAACGATTGGGTGATAATATGCCTCAGGTACTCCCAACAGTTTATAAAACTAATAGGTCTTTTACTATGTTATTTGTATGACTAGACTTTTAGCTTACTTAAGGCCCAGGAAAGACTTTGGAGCAATGCTTTATACTTTTGTCCTTAATTAGGATTGGCAATTGTTAAGTTTGTACTTAATTTGCCAACTTCAGGCTGGTTGAGGTTACATTGAGAATTTCTAATGCTTGTCCTTatgaaaagatatttttcttaCTATCTTAGGCTATCATCACATTGATATGAGGGTAGAACTTTTtatgtttctaatattttatttaataatgtataCCTGACACTTAGCCTGTTTGGATGAATGTTTGTGAATGCTGGAAGAAAATGCTGGAAACTTGTCTTACCCACTTTGTAGGCCAGTCCTTAGCCATTTTCTATGTCCAAATAATTGGGGCTTAATAAGGGCATGTGCCTTTTCTGTAAAATGTATAGAAAATAGTTTTGCTTCATTTtagtattcctttgtgtgtgcatgtttagaGCAGGTTACCATACTTCTGCTGGTTTATATTGAAATTGGTGATATTTTGGTTCTCCAGATTTTGAGACTTGATTCTTGGGCGTACTTCTAGGTTCCTTGCTAAATGTGTGTGGCTCTGGGCCTGTCCTTCCCCAGGCCCAGCAGAGGTAACTCTTCATTGGATTGAGTGGGCTTGAGAGTTCTTATTAGTggaatgtataaatgtatgttcTAGGATTTATTCCCAGAGATTGACAGCACTTGGAGATTGGATAGCAGTCAAGGCTGCATTAACAAAGGTGCCTCAAGTCACTTAATGCATTCAGGTCTGGGAATGTCATTTTAAGCAGTAAGTGCTAGGTTGGTTGTACCAATTACAGTATCAGGCCTTAATAATAATTAAGTATAATTCAGACAACTAAAggtctttttgttgttgcaaATGTTGAAAATTAACATAACTATCATTTTACCACTTGGAAGTAAAACTGATTTTTAACAGTAAAGATTTAGCCTGGGAAGAATGTGTTTTCATATTTAGCATGTCCCTCCCAGGGTTCGTAAAAAACTTGAAATTCAATTGAAATCATTGAGGGTAAGAACTGATATAGTGGAAATTTTATATAGGGTAGCTTGTGCAATGGAAACTAATTTGCTATAGTAACATTGAGAAATAAGGTTGTTGTAGATCTTATAGATAGCAACTATATAACCAAGTTAGTCATAACCCTTATTTCTTTGTAATATGGAGCGGTGTTCCCTCCACTCTTGCCTTTTATTCCTCTAAAATCCATTGTATCCCCCAAATATGTAGTTGGTAGCTTAGCTTAGACTAGTAAATTGTCCAGAGCAACACTCAGATCAGGCTGCATTAAAGTTTGCACACACATGGTTTAATTCCTAAAGAAAGGATCCTGCACTGTCATCCAGGCTGGCATTAAATTTACAGCAATATTCCTATGTCAGCCTCCCGAGTTCTGGCTTTACAACTGCCCTTGAGGAAAGGCAGTTTTAAATTTTAGTCATATATTGTTTTAATGGCTCACAGCTCTAAGTGAATTTAACATGAAGCTGAGCTCATGTGTAGGTAACTTAGGTATTCGGATACTGCAGGGTTTTACATATGCTAGGCAAAGTGTTCTATCACTGAACCACAGCTCCAGCCCTGTTAAAGAACATAGTTTAGTACACTGCTCTATCTGTAGAAAGAGGCACAGACAACACTGTTGACTTTGACATAAGTATTTATTGAGACACAAAATACAAACTGGTgacatacaaatattaaaaatagaatgctGTTTTATTTATAGGTGGGCCAGTAGATACTGTTTGCAGGGCAAGCCCCCCTATAGTGAACTACAAGGAAATCTACACATATCAGTCAAAATGAGGACCTTCACCCAGGCACGAGTAAGGACTTTGGTCTTTGGTTATGTGGATGGAGGATGGCAAGGAGCTGAACCAGTACTTGTCAGAGTTTAGGAATACTGTTAATCTAGGCATCATCTTCAAAGAGATGAGAAAGTTTAATGCCCTATCTTCCTTCAGAAGCCCAAGTTgcaaatgcaaaaaactccttcCCTTTGCCAGAAACAGGTCACTGATATGAGCATGTTCTTTTAAAGGTAAAAGGCTTTTAAGATCCTTTGAAGACTCAGTTTTGAGGCATGGGCAACTAGGTAAATGCTTTGTAGGCAGAGCTAAGCAATGAGCACTGTCAAATAAGTAGCATGTGTGTATGGTCATATCAATACTGAGGTTTGTCATCATGCTGTCACCTAGACTGTAGGATATCCTTTCAAGATCTAGCCACTCCAGACATGCTCAGTGATGAAAACTGAGACTTACTCATTGCCTAAATCACTTGCCAGTTGTTCAGACTGGATGGCAATGCATCAACAAGACTCCAGTCCCAAGGTTTGAGCTTAGGGCATGCTCATTaaagaatatcttcatttctgaaCTTCATCTTGCCCTTTTAGGATACAGCTTCAGCAGGAGAATTATACTTTGACACAGGAAATTAGTATTTCCGTAAATGAATGCACTCATATTCTGTAAAGGAGGCTGGAAAAATGTCCCTTTTCTCCTTATAACAGATCGAGGTTCTACTGTATTCAAAGCAATACTTTTATCTTACATCTTATATGGCACAACTTGAATCCACAGCTAGATCTAAAGAACTTGTCTAACAAATTTTAACTATTGTTTAttttactgtaaaaataaaaatatcctcaGTGATAACTTAGTAGAAACAACAGATACTTCAGAGCTGTGTGGGTGAAGCACATTTCAACATGTATTCTCTCATCAGTGACACCAGCCTCCCGACTTGTAGTGTAAGAGTTTGAAGAGCTTTAAAGTCTTGGCAGAGTCACAATCACATGCTCTCTGTACTGCTCTTGACAAATAGGCTTTCTGTGAAtttgtatttaaataaaattattttgagaaaccATGGTTAACAATGAGCTCTTAGGAGATTCTTAAAAGTATCTAGACATCAAAAGTGGTTTCAGTTTTAAATGTCAAAGAATAGCCTGCAGTAATGACAACACATGGCTTCCTCTTGATATTTAAAACTCAGGAACAAAGATCTCTTGTGCAATACAATTTAGTGTTTCTCGGGAAAATCCTATACAAGAGTAAGTAAAGTTTTAAACTAACATTTTGGTACAGCTAGCTAACtgacaaaacaaaagcacaaagacATAAACCCAATGTTTCACCAACAGAGCAAAGTACAATGACAGTACACAAAGTTTTTGCTTtaacaccccccctcccccaaatctcaTCTCTAATAGGCCAAAATGAGCTTAAAGAAGCTAGAATAAAGTTCAAAGATGATATGCTGCCTTGTTTTAGAGAGAACAATTCATAATAGGAAAACTGCTAATATTTCACAGGCTGCTGCTAGTATTTAAGTTATTCATAAAATATAGTCTAACACCTTGGTGTTTTGACAGCTATGGAACTGTATAGAATACAGAAGTGCCTTAGGAATTTACTGTACATAAATAGAATCTACAGGTAAATTCAGAACACTGGACAGCACATACTGGGAATGTTTGATGGATATTCCTCCTGCATATTTATAGTTGGACTTTAGGGCACATGAATTCTAAGCTGAATTTACAATGAAAATTCCCCattattccccctccccccaaagaagGCAATCACTAacttaccttttaaaaatatcaatgatATGACTCAGTATATTTTCATCATCATGAAACTCTTGCCTCCAAATACATAAGCAGTAAGAAAGCTGAAATATCCCACCACTACCGAAGTGAACTCTAGAATATCCTGGAAGTGTGGGGTGAGGGGCCTCCTAGGCCTTCCTCACTAGCCCTTTCCCCCCAACACCTGCCATGGATTAAGTAGGTTGTTGAGTTGATGCTCACCAAAAGCAGCTTCTGTATGAAGAGTTGTGGGAGTTTTGTAGGTGTTTATAAAACACAATTGGATATTAATCACTCTAGGATAAGCCAAAATTAAAATTGTAAAGTTTTGATTTAGAGAATTGAAAGCTGAAAATGCTTCCAGCAAATTTTGGTTATCTTAAATGTTAAAGTATGTACTTGTTAAAATATGTATTGATTACGAACCTATTTGCTTTGTTGTCCTATAAATATTTAACACTTAAAtttaatagtttttctttctggaaaagtTACTTGACATTCAAGTACAGTCAACACTTTCAGAACAGTCCCCTGCATAACACCGGAGTgactgctttaatttttaaatcatcaaTTAATGTAACCCAGAGATAATGATGGCCTTGATACATAATTTAGTCTTGTCATTATTCCTAAGAGTGGAATTCAGGGTTCTGGGGCATCATCTGACCCCATTTCTTTTTACCACAATGGTTCCTGCTACAATGTCATAGGCTGTTCGATTATGCTGAAAAAACAGCAGTGTGATGAAAGCAGGGAAAAAAGAAGCAATAGAAAAATTCTTGATCAAAGCTCGTATGGTGGACCTAAAGGAAACAAGCAGAAGTAGCAAGTCAGGCTCTATCAGTCATGGCTGACTAGGTATCTTGTCTACAGCATTCAGAGCACGGTTCACTCTTTCCTGACATGTTCTCAAACAATACAGTTGAACTATCCATTCTAGTCTAAAGAAAGCGACGTAGAGACTAGAGCTTTGATGCATGGCAGTGAGGAACATCTAAGCCAATGAGGAAACAGCACAACagtactttttattttgtcaGAAGAAAATAACATCTCTTTGCTTACCTTTTCCATGGATTCCCATGGGTTTCTAGAATCTTCTGAACTGAGTATACTTACTGCAGTCCTACTTTCTATCTTACCGGAAACATAATCAGTTCCTGTATGGGCTCCAGCAATTAAAAGAAGCTTTCAACAGTAGCTCAAAATGAATTACCCTAACAATGTTAGATTCCTGCCTGTCAGTGGCCAACTGTGTGGACTCTGAATCCAGACCAGTTGGTTTCTGATTACTGGTTGTGCTCCACAACTGTGAAAATGAGATTAAAATGCTGTTTATTAAGTTACTAAAGTGCCTGGTATCTGAGAAGTGCTCAATAAACACTAACCATTATTGACTCATTAAATAGCCAGAATTTAAAACATCAACGTTGCAGGGCAATCTGCACATGTCAGCAAAATCTAGCCTGCTTCTTGGTTTTATTCTCCCAGATTCATTCCTGTACCATTACAGCTATTTCTGTTTGATTCAACTGTCACTGTTCACTCACCTCCCTAGCTTCCATCACCACTGCGCCCTCAGTGGCCAGCAGTGAACTGTGGGCATTAGGTGGAGGCAGTGCACCATTGGATGGGGAATGTGGTATCAAAGTGGCTTGAGACTAGGTAAGTCCACAGGGCCAGAGAATAAAGCTAGGCAGAGCACTAAGAACACCCAAATATTGTGACATATTtcataaaaatcattttgaaaatgtATGTCAAAGGTAACATGGGAAAGACAGGCTCATAAATTTCTAAGTCAGTATGATTACAGTGTATGCTATgatgaagaaaattaaaacactATCAGACCTGTAATTTTGGGCATATTGAACACAATCTTGTGCCACTTAATACAGGACTCATTCTGAGGAAATGTATGAAAGATCCCGAGAATGCAAAAAGTTCAGTTCACTTTCACAAATTTAAGACACCAAGATGACAACTATATTTTTGCAAGTATAAAGTAGATTAAGCTAAGGAAAGGACTTACGTTGTGATGCTAACATTTGAGGAAGGAATCACTAAAACCCGACTTGGAGCAATGAGTACTGACGTATCACATGTCACAACTCGAAGCCCTAGCAGGAACTTTCCTGGGGTagctccccctgctccccataTGCAAATTATCTAAGAACAAAAggataatttgaaaataattatgccaattttaaagagtttaaaagtttttctaataaCTTCATGCTTTATAAGAATGACATGTAGGgagggccaggtatggtggcacacacctttctttagtcccagcacttgggatttctgtgagttcaaagtcagcctggcaTACACAGTGAATTTCAAGCTCAACAGGGCTATAAAGAAAGTTACATTGGATGTGCTAATTACATAGAACACTAGAAACTTAACCATTTAAGCTGGCTTAGCACATGCTGTCTTGGAACTCCAGAGACTGGAAAGATGACTGGCAAGTTTGAAATCACCCTTGGTTATTTTAGgccctgtctcagcaaacaaaacaataaataaagggTGGATCTGGTTGCACAAGATCTGCCATCCCAACTACTGTGTGAGCTGAGATGCAAGAAGTCCAACCACTTTCAAGATCTGCCACCAGAATTCACTGAGATTCTCATAAAGAAAAGAGACTTGAATATAGCTCAATGGGCTTGCTtgcttacatgcatgcatgtagcatacatacatatacgtacatacaAACAGCCATAATGCATATCTTTGAACCAAAATCTGTTTAtgaatgaaattttatttctaaaactgAAATGTATAACAAGACATCTTTGTTTCAAAATTTAGTacttagggctttttttttttaacttgaacaACTATAAAAAGATGTTTAAGAAATTAGTAAATTGTCAATTTTTTCTAGTAGATAATTTAAAATGCCATTAAAACAGTTACTTGCTCTAGTCAGCAGCTTACCTCATAGAAACAAACTAACAGCCTGTATATAAGTGCAACAATCATCATTTTCTGCAGGTCTTCCATCGATGTGTCTTCATCAATCTCTTCTATTATATAGTGCATGGCAAACTTAGAGATGTCCCTGCACAAAAAGAAGCCTTGGGTTATAAGGACTTAGTTCCTAGGTCAGCTGTATCATTTTCCCATAATTAGgtcataaaatttaaatgaaattctaAGCTGTTAGTCTCTGACCAACAAAGAGCACAAAATATCCATTACTTTATTAAACAAATAGCAATAAGTTTCTAAGTAAGTAAAAGCAAAAGCATGGCTCAAAgttgtaactcagtggtagaatactgCACAGCAAATAAGATGCCAGCCCTAATGATATGATGGTGACTGGTTTGTAAACTCAGTTTTAATTGGGAAACCCCAATTAAGGatttgattgatgtgggaagagccTAGCACACTGGGTGGTGCCacacctgggctggtggtcctgggtgctataagaaaagcaggctgagaaagccatgaagagcagttctccatggtctctgaatCAGTTCCTGTCTTCAGGTTCCCaccctgacttcccttagtgatggactacaagctgtaagatggaataaaccctttccttgcaACCTTGACCATGGTGTTTATCACTGCATCAGAGGGAAGAGTAGCATAGCAAGGAGATACTAAAAGGGTCAGCTTTCACTGAAATTCTAACCTAGCaaggaaaatagaacaaaaataaaccagGATGCCAACCAGAGCAGCACAGAAAATAGACCAGTTATACTGACTCTTGCACAGCCTTCTCAGAAATGACATTCTTATATTCACAATACAAAGAATGAAGAGAAACCAGCCAGACCAAGAAGTGGGAAGAAGCTCCAGGTAGGAGAGAAAGCCTTGGAGCAAGTGATAGGGCTCAATTTCACCGTGTGAGGAGACTATGATTAAGAATGTGGGCATCTGTTAAACCATGTGATGAAATTCAGACTTTATCTTGTCAATAGAAACTACAGCAGAATGTTAGGCTGGAGAGGTCAAGTTCTGcaactgtcttctgacctccaaataagtgtaaaaaaataaaggctGTGTAGGGGGGTGGGACAGGCAGGAACCACCTAACACCCATCAAGGGCCCGAGGTGGTGTTAACAGCAAATAAGGAACAGATACAACTGGTAAAGATTTCATAGAGCAATCTTGGTCTTGGTCATCCATTACCCAGAGTTACTCAGGAGCATGTACAGAATTTACAAAACAAGATTCCCAAGTAGCAGCTCCAGACTTTCTGTGATTTCTTAACTTACTTTATTCCACTGAGATGCATGATGCTCAAGACAATGGTTGCTTTTATAAAGAAGAGAATAAAGAAGTCCACCATCTCTGCCATAAATCTGTGGGCCAAGGATGGAATGACATACTCTCTACCTGTAAAttggaaagcaaaagaaaaatgaatcacACAAGTTTAAGAACCAAGctggggcttggagagatggctcagtggttaagagcactgactgctcttctagaggtcttaagttcaaatcccagcaactacacggtggctctcaaccatctgtaatgggatctgacgccctctttggtgtctgaagacagggacaatgtactcatatatataattcCTTAAGGAAAAAAACCAGGCCAGATAATGAAGGGGCAAAGTAAAGCCAAGgtccaacttttaaaaattacagctTTACATTGGCCAATGGCAATTATCCCATCAAGAGAACATGTTTCTAGGATATCTAATAATGAGCTGGACATGGTGAGCTGTGTCAATAATCATAGCATTCCGGCTCCAGACTCAGAAAAGTGGCTGCAAATTTTCCTACAGTTTGCTAAGACTTTAGTTACTATACATTATCATTTACTAGATGATAGTCAAGATCAATAGGCTTGGGCCCAGTCAATGCTCTCTACTCGATTTGTAATCATGTCAATCACCTTTCAGGTCCACTGGTCTTTACACAGCCCAAGTCTTGGTGATTTCTAGTATTCTAATCTCGATCCTCCAATAGTGGGCTTGCCACCTAAGTTTAGCTTTGGATCTGTCCAGAGCCTGGAGATTACCGAGAGGATGGTTTGATAAGCATATGTCTCTACACTTAAGAAGGACTAGTGTCAGGAATAAGGGAATCTACTGGTAGTGCCAGGTCTTAAGGGAAAAACAGTTTGCATTGCCTCACAGTACGTTTTTAGAACTTAGGACCTGGGCAAACCATAGCTGATGTATGTGGGAACTGTCAATGGTAGTAGCAGCTCCCCAGTTACATATTTGAAGATCGAGCATAAGTGCCCAACGATCCTTCAAGAGACCCCTCTGGCTAGCACAGACCTGTAAGATCCTGTAGGCTGCACAGAAGTCTTAttccaagtttgaggctagcctggtctatattgaGTTAAGGTTAGCCTAGACCACGGGGTGAGATCCTTCCAAAATAATAGCGGTAGGAGTAGCAGTAATTTAAAAAAGGTCCGCGAGCCCCCAGACGGACCCAAGCCCCCAAAGCGGAGGCAGACGACTATAATCCTCTACTCTACCCTCCTACAGCCGACCCACCCACGCCAAGTCCGTTCTCACCTGCCTGCCGCCCGGTGTCGCTGGCCGTCCGTGCCGGGGCTGCAGAGCCCACCCTGGTCCCAGGGGCTGCCCGGGCAGAGGCCTGCACGTGCGGGGCCCGGGCCGTGAGGCCCGCGACCGCAGTCGGGGTGGCGCCGCCCGTGGCCGCCCCCGGCCCGGGCCCCGCAGCGCTCAGGAAGTAGAAGGGGTTGTAGTACGCGAGCTGcggcgggggcggcggcggcggcgggggcggcgGGGGCACTGCGGGCTGAGGGGCGGCGGGCGGCGGGCCGCAGTAGGCGGGCAGGGCGGCCAGGCCGCTGTGCCAGGTGAGGTAGCCGCAGTAGGACTGCCAGAGCCATTCGTGCACCTGCCGCGAGTACTCGCGCGCGCTCAGCCGCCCCGGCCCGTCCGAGGCCTCGCAGCCCCCCGGCTCCTGAGGCTCTGCGCTCGTCTCCCGGCGCTTCCGGAGCTCGCACTGCGGCTCCGGCTCCGAGACGGCCGAGGCGACGGTCGCGAGGGCCGGGGGccggggggcggcggcggcgggagaGCCTGGCCCGGAAGGGACCGGCTCGTGGTCCCCGCCGCCGCTGTCCTGCCCGGGGGGGCGGCTCCGGGCTTCATCGGGCCCCTCTGCCATCGTCGCCCCGGAGGCACCCTCCGCGCTGCCTGTCACTGCGCCGTCGCCCGCCCTCGTCAGCCCCTCCCCAACTATTCCGTCGCCACCACAGCAGCAGCGGGCGTCAACAATCCGCCTCCGGAAGCGGAAACCCCGCCTCTCCGACGCGTCTGTCTTGGGGAGCCGGGCGGGCGGTGGTGTTGCTTTGTGAGTCGGTTCCTGGTTACGCAACGTCTCCCGGGGTCCTCTGTTGTACATTTTAATCATAAGATGTGGCATATTCGGTAACGTAACGCATTGCAGCATAGCATAACGACGTGTGCGATGCTGAGTACGTGTTCCTGGACACTGTGAACTGACCCATTTAGGCTACATGTGTGAGGCATTTGGCATCACTCTTGAGAATTCTAATGAACTCCATTACCAAGGCCCCTAGAGAAGACCCTGTGGGGTTAGGGCATCATTGTCCCTTGTGAAACTGCATCTGATTCACCAGAATATCCAGAGGGCCCAGTCCTCCAAGCACAGTATCTGTTTCTTGCTTAGCACCTTAGTCTGTGTAtgatttcctcttcttttcaTCTACTATGTAGCCTCTCAGATACTGGTCTCTTAATACACTTTCATGTGTTAAGTTAATAAGCCCGTTAATGGCTAGTCGTGTAACTTTGTATTCCCAGGACCATATGAGGAGTCGACAATAGTCAAATATTGTGACAATATTTAACGATTATTGTGCTGGCtaatttcatgtcaacttgatagaggctagagtcatctgagaggagggaaccccaTTAGAGCAAACAGCCTCTGTAAGACTGGACTGTATGCAAGCCTGTGGAGCATTtgaaattagtgattgatgtgggagtgcacagcccactgtgggtggcacaaCTGCAGGCTGCTGTTCTGGGTTCTTTAAGAAGGAAGGCAGAGCAAACCATGGAGACAAGCCAGGGGATGCGCagaagctcctgcctccaggttcccgcccatttgagttcctgtcctgacttctctcagtgatggactacaatgtagaattgtaaaccaaataaatcctttcttcccccaacttgcttttggtcctggtgttcaCCACAGTATTAGTAACTTTGTTTATGACAGTGATGCCCAGAGTCAATCCtgtcttttttttgagacagggttttcccacatagctctggctgtcctgaaactcattctgtagaccaggctggcctcaaactcacagagatcttcttgtctctgtctcctgagtgctgggattaaaggcatgccccaccactgccaggctgcaGCCCAGATTCTTAAACTGTGCTGAAAAAATAATCATAATGAGTTAGTGTCAAAGTTATCTTACTCACAGGAGAACAGACGGGCAATGGGAGCAAGCTCGCTCAGAGAGAGGAACGCTGCACCTCATGGCTttaccaccaccagcagcagcagcagcagcagcagcagcaggggggtGTCTTGGGGAATTTGCCATTACTCGTTAAAGCACTTGATCTTAAAGTTGAGAGAAAAATGTGTGA
It encodes:
- the Fam8a1 gene encoding protein FAM8A1 isoform X1, which produces MAEGPDEARSRPPGQDSGGGDHEPVPSGPGSPAAAAPRPPALATVASAVSEPEPQCELRKRRETSAEPQEPGGCEASDGPGRLSAREYSRQVHEWLWQSYCGYLTWHSGLAALPAYCGPPPAAPQPAVPPPPPPPPPPPPQLAYYNPFYFLSAAGPGPGAATGGATPTAVAGLTARAPHVQASARAAPGTRVGSAAPARTASDTGRQAGREYVIPSLAHRFMAEMVDFFILFFIKATIVLSIMHLSGIKDISKFAMHYIIEEIDEDTSMEDLQKMMIVALIYRLLVCFYEIICIWGAGGATPGKFLLGLRVVTCDTSVLIAPSRVLVIPSSNVSITTSTIRALIKNFSIASFFPAFITLLFFQHNRTAYDIVAGTIVVKRNGVR
- the Fam8a1 gene encoding protein FAM8A1 isoform X2, giving the protein MAEGPDEARSRPPGQDSGGGDHEPVPSGPGSPAAAAPRPPALATVASAVSEPEPQCELRKRRETSAEPQEPGGCEASDGPGRLSAREYSRQVHEWLWQSYCGYLTWHSGLAALPAYCGPPPAAPQPAVPPPPPPPPPPPPQLAYYNPFYFLSAAGPGPGAATGGATPTAVAGLTARAPHVQASARAAPGTRVGSAAPARTASDTGRQAGREYVIPSLAHRFMAEMVDFFILFFIKATIVLSIMHLSGIKDISKFAMHYIIEEIDEDTSMEDLQKMMIVALIYRLLVCFYEVHHTSFDQEFFYCFFFPCFHHTAVFSA